From one Bacteroides intestinalis DSM 17393 genomic stretch:
- a CDS encoding outer membrane beta-barrel protein yields MKGNDEITGLFRNRLSGAEMTVRDGFWEELKSDLSRVETDATNTSAAVAFGQKQKRSVLTPRFYRVAAAASVVLVLGAASAAFWYFSPKDEIQEAFTKVATLTPEGNLNGDVVQEKFPSIHEPKPTAQTPGHKHLAPASSGTILVANGDDEETVSVTVSITISQRVYGNHHQGNGMYGQTASASSRNENNHRATTTDPTATNSNTEFGSDSDKVLPVTNAGGSAKKWAFKAGIGTSLPKGDFGMPFTAGVSAERRLSKHFSLEAGLQYNRLDGDHTIHTLAVPVKLNAILASNSRVDFYATLGGAAEKCISGARDNGFEAEPVQLSVAAGLGVRYKLNDRIALFAEPTVSHHFDTDSQTKTLRTERPTNLNLLCGVRMTY; encoded by the coding sequence ATGAAAGGAAATGATGAAATAACCGGTTTGTTCCGTAATCGCCTCTCTGGTGCAGAGATGACGGTGCGGGATGGCTTTTGGGAGGAGCTGAAAAGCGACCTGTCAAGAGTTGAAACCGATGCAACCAATACTTCTGCAGCTGTTGCTTTCGGACAGAAGCAGAAACGTTCCGTCCTTACTCCACGCTTCTACCGGGTGGCTGCGGCTGCTTCTGTAGTATTAGTGCTTGGAGCTGCTTCCGCTGCATTCTGGTATTTCTCTCCGAAAGATGAGATTCAGGAAGCATTCACCAAGGTGGCTACGCTGACACCGGAAGGTAACCTGAACGGAGATGTGGTACAGGAAAAATTCCCCTCTATTCATGAGCCTAAACCTACAGCGCAGACTCCGGGACATAAACATCTGGCACCAGCGTCATCCGGTACCATACTTGTTGCGAATGGTGATGATGAAGAGACTGTATCTGTTACTGTTTCCATTACAATTTCCCAACGCGTATATGGCAATCACCACCAAGGTAATGGAATGTATGGTCAAACAGCTTCAGCTTCATCAAGGAATGAAAATAATCATCGTGCCACAACTACTGATCCTACTGCTACAAATTCCAATACAGAATTTGGCTCAGATTCCGATAAAGTACTCCCCGTTACCAATGCGGGTGGTTCTGCTAAAAAATGGGCTTTCAAAGCAGGCATAGGTACATCGTTGCCAAAGGGAGATTTCGGAATGCCGTTCACCGCAGGAGTTTCTGCCGAGCGTCGTTTGAGCAAACATTTTTCTCTGGAGGCAGGTTTGCAATACAACCGTCTTGACGGAGATCATACGATACATACACTGGCTGTTCCGGTGAAACTGAATGCAATACTGGCAAGCAACTCTAGAGTAGATTTTTACGCTACATTGGGTGGTGCTGCCGAGAAATGCATATCCGGAGCCAGGGACAATGGTTTTGAAGCAGAGCCTGTACAACTTTCCGTTGCGGCAGGTCTGGGAGTCCGTTATAAGTTGAACGACCGGATTGCTCTGTTTGCAGAGCCTACGGTATCTCATCATTTTGATACGGATTCGCAAACAAAAACGCTGCGAACGGAACGTCCAACGAACCTTAATCTACTTTGCGGTGTTCGTATGACATATTAA
- a CDS encoding RNA polymerase sigma factor, giving the protein MENEIELIEGCRAGKDSARKELYTLYSKQMLAVCYRYTGDEDAAHDVLHDGFIKIFTHFTFRGECALATWVTRVMVTQAIDYLRKQKRITQLVVNEEQLPDIPDEASIADSGSRLSEQQLMAFVAELPDGCRTVFNLYVFEEKSHKEIAEMLGIKVHSSTSQLHRAKNLLAKRIKEYTEYERK; this is encoded by the coding sequence TTGGAAAATGAAATAGAACTGATAGAGGGCTGCCGGGCAGGAAAGGATTCCGCACGTAAGGAGCTGTATACCCTTTATTCCAAGCAGATGCTTGCGGTATGCTACCGCTATACGGGCGATGAAGATGCCGCTCATGACGTATTGCACGATGGGTTCATCAAGATCTTTACCCATTTCACTTTCCGGGGCGAATGTGCGTTGGCAACGTGGGTAACAAGAGTAATGGTGACACAGGCAATAGATTATCTGCGAAAGCAGAAGCGTATCACCCAACTGGTGGTAAACGAAGAACAATTGCCTGACATACCCGACGAAGCAAGTATAGCAGATAGCGGTAGCCGCCTCTCTGAACAGCAGTTGATGGCATTTGTGGCAGAATTACCTGATGGATGCCGAACCGTTTTCAACTTGTATGTGTTTGAAGAGAAATCACACAAGGAAATAGCGGAAATGCTTGGGATTAAGGTACATTCATCCACTTCGCAACTGCATCGCGCCAAGAATTTGTTAGCAAAAAGAATTAAAGAATATACAGAGTATGAAAGGAAATGA
- the nadC gene encoding carboxylating nicotinate-nucleotide diphosphorylase — protein sequence MNKEEELIDRLIDLAFAEDIGDGDHTTLSCIPATAMGKSKLLIKEPGILAGIEVAKEVFRRFDPTMKVEVFINDGAEVKPGDIAMIVEGKVQSLLQTERLMLNIMQRMSGIATMTHKYAEKLKGTNTRVLDTRKTTPGMRILEKMAVKIGGGVNHRIGLFDMILLKDNHVDFAGGIDKAINRAKEYCKEKGKDLKIEIEVRNFDELQQVLDLGGIDRIMFDNFTPEMTKKAVDMVGGRYETESSGGITFDTLRDYAECGVDFISVGALTHSVKGLDMSFKAC from the coding sequence ATGAATAAGGAAGAAGAATTGATTGACAGGTTGATAGACCTCGCCTTCGCAGAAGATATAGGTGACGGAGACCATACAACCCTTTCGTGCATCCCCGCTACGGCGATGGGTAAATCCAAACTTTTGATTAAAGAGCCGGGCATTCTGGCTGGTATCGAAGTTGCCAAAGAAGTGTTTCGTCGTTTCGACCCTACTATGAAGGTAGAAGTCTTCATCAATGATGGGGCTGAGGTGAAGCCGGGCGATATAGCAATGATAGTGGAAGGCAAGGTGCAATCTTTGTTGCAGACAGAACGCCTGATGCTGAACATTATGCAACGCATGAGTGGTATTGCTACCATGACGCATAAATATGCAGAGAAACTGAAAGGTACGAATACACGTGTGCTCGATACCCGTAAGACTACTCCCGGTATGCGTATCCTTGAGAAAATGGCTGTGAAGATTGGCGGTGGTGTAAATCATCGTATCGGATTGTTCGACATGATTTTGCTGAAAGACAATCACGTGGATTTTGCCGGAGGCATCGACAAGGCTATCAATCGTGCTAAAGAATATTGCAAGGAAAAAGGTAAAGACCTCAAGATAGAGATTGAAGTACGTAACTTCGATGAGTTGCAACAAGTGCTTGATCTTGGTGGCATAGACCGTATCATGTTTGATAACTTCACGCCTGAAATGACAAAGAAGGCTGTGGATATGGTAGGCGGTCGTTATGAAACCGAGTCTTCGGGTGGTATCACTTTTGATACGCTGCGCGATTATGCCGAATGTGGTGTAGACTTTATCTCTGTAGGTGCTCTGACCCATTCTGTAAAAGGATTGGATATGAGTTTTAAAGCATGTTGA
- a CDS encoding DUF4783 domain-containing protein has protein sequence MKKRVVLLLTSLFLWVSSIFAQDVPVGVVTAFKKGNSQELNGYLGDKVDLIIHNRTTNADKRTAERAMANFFAENKVSSFNVNHEGKRDESSFIIGTLGTANGNFRVNCFFRKVQNKYVIHQIRIDKANE, from the coding sequence ATGAAAAAACGAGTAGTTTTATTGTTGACCAGCCTCTTCTTATGGGTATCCTCGATCTTTGCTCAGGACGTACCTGTGGGGGTGGTTACGGCCTTCAAAAAGGGAAACTCTCAGGAGCTAAACGGGTATCTGGGTGATAAGGTGGATCTGATTATCCACAATCGTACGACCAATGCTGACAAGCGAACTGCAGAAAGAGCAATGGCTAATTTTTTTGCCGAGAACAAAGTCAGTAGCTTCAATGTGAATCACGAAGGAAAGAGGGATGAATCAAGTTTCATCATCGGTACTTTGGGGACCGCTAATGGAAACTTTCGGGTGAATTGTTTCTTCAGAAAGGTACAGAACAAATATGTGATACATCAAATAAGAATAGATAAAGCGAATGAATAA
- the rlmH gene encoding 23S rRNA (pseudouridine(1915)-N(3))-methyltransferase RlmH: MKTTLLVVGRTVEQHFITAINDYVQRTKRYLSFDMEVIPELKNTKSLSMEVQKEKEGELICKTFQPGDVIVLLDEGGKEMRSIEFADYMKRKMNTVNKRLVFVIGGPYGFSQKVYQAAHEKMSLSKMTFSHQMVRLIFVEQLYRAMNILNGGPYHHE, from the coding sequence ATGAAAACAACTTTGCTCGTCGTAGGGAGAACCGTAGAACAACACTTTATAACTGCCATCAATGACTATGTGCAGCGTACCAAACGCTACCTGTCTTTCGATATGGAAGTCATCCCGGAATTGAAGAATACCAAGAGCCTTTCCATGGAAGTGCAGAAAGAAAAAGAGGGTGAATTGATATGTAAGACATTCCAGCCAGGTGATGTGATTGTATTGCTGGATGAAGGGGGAAAAGAAATGCGCTCCATAGAGTTTGCAGACTATATGAAGCGCAAGATGAACACCGTAAATAAACGGCTTGTATTTGTCATCGGCGGACCGTATGGTTTCTCACAAAAAGTATATCAGGCGGCACATGAGAAAATGTCCCTTTCTAAAATGACGTTCTCGCATCAGATGGTGCGGTTGATTTTCGTGGAACAGTTGTACCGGGCCATGAATATACTCAACGGCGGCCCTTATCACCACGAATAA
- a CDS encoding bifunctional fucokinase/fucose-1-phosphate guanylyltransferase translates to MQKLLSLPPNLVSAFYELENVDRTEWFCTSDPVGMKLGSGGGTTWLLREWYRNQQTEHSTEKRILLHAGGQSRRLPGYAPSGKILTPIPVFRWARGQKLGQNLLSLQVPLYEKIMERAPEKLRTLIASGDVYIRAEKPLQDIPDADVVCYGLWVDPVLATHHGVFVSDRKQPEALDFMLQKPSLQELENLSKTHLFLMDIGIWLLSDRAVELLMKRSQKDASYSDLKYYDLYSDFGLSLGNHPCIIDDELNKLSVAILPLPGGEFYHYGTSRELLSSTVTLQNKVYDQRRIMHRKVKPNPAIFVQNAEIGVTLSSNNDNLWIENSFVGASWKIGSRQIITGVPRNDWTLALPDGVCVDIVPLAEKRWVVRPYGFDDVSKGDIQDEKTLFLGMPFIGWLAKRGLTPDDVIGRKDDLQAAGIFPVVEDIEQMGKVLCWMTSELELAEGKKIWLNSQRLSADEISAKADLRQLYAQRESFRKGNWELLARNYEKSVFYQLDLADVAEDFHCLKIDKPDVLPDDAPQMQRIHNRMLRAQIDKLNGKDFQNDEREAFGLLREGLLSDLYEKKSRPHLNVYSDQIVWGRSPVRIDVAGGWTDTPPYSLFAGGNVVNLAIELNGQPPLQVYVKPCKEYRIVLRSIDMGAMEVVNTFGELQDYCKIGSPFSIPKAALTLAGFGPAFSEVGYPSLEKQLQAFGTGIEITLLSAIPAGSGLGTSSILASTVLGSLSDFCGLMWDKNEICRRTLALEQLLTTGGGWQDQYGGVLQGIKLLQTEPGFVQNPLIHWLPEHLFTHPEYRDCHLLYYTGITRTAKGILAEIVRSMFLNSSIHLAILEDMKAHALDMAEAIQRNDFEAYGALVGKTWMQNKALDCGTNPPAVEKIINKIKDYALGYKLPGAGGGGYLYMVAKDPQAALRIREILTQDVSNPRARFVEMALSGTGFQISRS, encoded by the coding sequence ATGCAAAAATTATTATCCTTGCCGCCTAATCTTGTGTCGGCATTCTATGAACTGGAAAATGTAGATCGTACGGAATGGTTTTGTACTTCTGATCCTGTAGGGATGAAACTGGGATCGGGTGGGGGAACAACCTGGCTCTTGCGCGAATGGTATAGAAACCAACAAACAGAACACTCAACAGAGAAACGTATCCTGTTGCATGCCGGTGGACAAAGCCGCCGCCTGCCGGGATATGCTCCCTCCGGAAAGATATTAACCCCAATACCGGTATTTCGCTGGGCACGCGGGCAGAAGCTGGGGCAAAACTTATTATCCTTGCAAGTTCCACTTTATGAGAAAATCATGGAGCGGGCACCGGAAAAGTTGCGTACACTGATTGCGAGTGGTGATGTCTATATTCGTGCCGAGAAACCTTTGCAGGATATACCGGATGCAGATGTGGTATGTTATGGACTCTGGGTAGATCCGGTATTAGCAACACATCATGGGGTGTTTGTTTCTGACCGCAAACAGCCGGAAGCGTTGGATTTTATGTTGCAGAAGCCTTCATTGCAAGAGTTGGAAAATCTTTCCAAGACTCATCTCTTTCTGATGGATATAGGTATCTGGTTGCTGAGCGATCGGGCGGTGGAATTATTGATGAAACGTTCGCAGAAAGATGCTTCGTATTCTGATTTGAAGTACTATGATTTATATTCAGACTTCGGTTTGTCTCTGGGTAACCACCCGTGCATTATTGATGATGAGTTGAATAAGCTGTCTGTGGCTATTTTGCCCTTACCGGGTGGTGAATTCTACCATTATGGAACGAGCCGTGAATTACTTTCCTCAACTGTCACTTTACAGAATAAAGTGTACGATCAACGTCGGATTATGCACCGGAAAGTAAAACCCAATCCTGCAATCTTTGTGCAGAATGCAGAAATAGGGGTAACTCTTTCTTCTAATAATGATAATCTTTGGATTGAAAACAGCTTTGTTGGTGCATCGTGGAAGATTGGTTCCCGGCAAATTATCACAGGCGTACCGAGAAATGACTGGACGTTGGCACTGCCGGATGGAGTGTGTGTAGACATTGTGCCTCTTGCGGAGAAGCGTTGGGTGGTTCGTCCGTATGGCTTTGATGATGTATCTAAAGGAGATATCCAGGATGAAAAGACTTTGTTCCTGGGAATGCCCTTCATTGGTTGGTTGGCGAAACGTGGATTGACTCCGGATGATGTAATCGGAAGGAAAGACGACTTACAGGCTGCCGGAATCTTTCCAGTAGTAGAAGATATAGAACAGATGGGCAAGGTACTTTGCTGGATGACTTCGGAACTGGAATTGGCGGAAGGTAAGAAAATCTGGTTGAACAGTCAACGTCTCTCTGCCGATGAAATTTCAGCGAAAGCAGATTTACGTCAATTATATGCACAGCGCGAGAGTTTCCGGAAAGGCAATTGGGAATTGCTGGCACGCAATTATGAGAAGAGTGTCTTCTATCAATTGGATTTGGCTGATGTTGCCGAAGATTTTCATTGTTTGAAGATAGATAAACCGGATGTGTTACCGGATGATGCACCTCAGATGCAGCGTATCCATAACCGGATGCTTCGGGCGCAGATAGACAAGCTGAATGGAAAAGACTTTCAGAATGATGAAAGAGAGGCTTTCGGACTGCTGCGCGAAGGACTCCTTTCTGATTTGTATGAGAAGAAAAGCCGTCCTCACCTCAATGTATATAGCGATCAGATTGTTTGGGGACGTAGCCCTGTGCGTATTGATGTTGCGGGTGGCTGGACAGATACTCCGCCATATTCTCTTTTTGCGGGTGGAAATGTAGTGAATCTGGCCATTGAATTGAATGGGCAACCTCCTTTGCAAGTTTATGTGAAGCCTTGTAAAGAGTATCGCATTGTTTTGCGCTCTATTGATATGGGAGCGATGGAAGTTGTGAATACTTTCGGGGAATTGCAGGATTACTGTAAGATTGGGTCTCCTTTCTCTATTCCGAAAGCGGCGCTGACGTTGGCAGGTTTTGGCCCGGCGTTTTCAGAAGTGGGTTATCCCTCGTTGGAGAAACAGTTGCAGGCATTCGGTACAGGTATAGAGATTACTTTATTATCTGCTATTCCGGCAGGCTCAGGTCTGGGAACTAGTTCTATACTGGCTTCTACGGTTTTAGGCTCTTTAAGTGATTTCTGCGGCTTGATGTGGGATAAGAATGAAATATGCCGTCGTACACTTGCTCTGGAACAGTTGTTGACAACGGGTGGTGGTTGGCAAGATCAGTATGGTGGAGTGTTACAAGGCATCAAACTGTTGCAAACAGAACCCGGGTTTGTACAGAATCCGTTAATACACTGGTTGCCTGAACATCTCTTTACGCATCCTGAATATCGTGATTGCCACCTATTATATTATACGGGAATTACACGTACTGCTAAAGGTATCCTGGCAGAGATTGTGCGTTCCATGTTCCTTAATTCATCTATCCATTTGGCAATATTGGAAGATATGAAGGCGCATGCATTGGATATGGCAGAAGCTATTCAGAGGAACGACTTTGAGGCCTATGGTGCATTGGTTGGCAAAACGTGGATGCAGAATAAAGCTCTGGATTGCGGTACTAACCCTCCGGCAGTGGAAAAAATTATCAATAAGATTAAGGACTATGCACTGGGGTATAAGTTGCCGGGTGCAGGTGGGGGAGGCTACTTGTATATGGTGGCGAAAGATCCACAGGCAGCATTGCGCATCCGGGAGATACTGACGCAGGATGTATCGAACCCTCGCGCACGATTTGTAGAGATGGCGTTATCAGGAACAGGGTTCCAAATTTCAAGGTCTTGA
- a CDS encoding UpxY family transcription antiterminator, with protein MNTSSADLNWYPLRITYSRELALKNYLDSKQIENFIPMRYEYIVRNECKIRKLVPAIHNLVFVRSTRKQLEEIKEAKGAILPIRYIMDCETQQPITIPDVQMRSFIAVAGNCDQQVVYLDPTTINLKRGQRVRITGGVFEGVEGEFVRIKDDRRVVVVIQGLMAVATAFIHPSLIEQI; from the coding sequence GTGAATACAAGCTCCGCCGATCTGAATTGGTATCCCCTGCGTATTACTTATAGCCGCGAGTTGGCCTTGAAAAATTATCTGGACAGCAAGCAAATAGAGAATTTTATTCCAATGCGTTATGAGTATATTGTGAGGAATGAATGTAAAATCCGCAAGCTTGTTCCTGCTATTCATAATCTGGTCTTTGTTCGCTCCACCCGAAAGCAACTTGAAGAGATAAAAGAGGCTAAAGGAGCTATTCTTCCAATTCGCTACATCATGGATTGCGAAACTCAACAACCTATTACGATTCCGGATGTACAAATGCGGAGTTTCATAGCTGTTGCGGGTAATTGCGATCAGCAGGTTGTCTACTTAGACCCCACTACTATTAATCTGAAGAGAGGACAGCGTGTTCGCATTACCGGTGGCGTTTTTGAAGGTGTAGAAGGTGAATTTGTTCGTATAAAAGATGATCGTCGTGTGGTTGTTGTTATTCAGGGTCTTATGGCTGTGGCCACGGCTTTTATCCATCCTTCTTTAATTGAACAGATATAG
- a CDS encoding MarR family winged helix-turn-helix transcriptional regulator, producing MEDLCKIRDVYRAIAEFETQFIQQYNLSLNEGMLLCALLDNPRLTSGEIAEALGLTHSNTSKLIRSVEEKKLIARIIGKVDKRQMYFSLTAEGKEQIHTIKNSNHEMPALLQQVVDMLEK from the coding sequence ATGGAGGATTTATGTAAAATTCGTGATGTTTATCGGGCGATAGCCGAGTTTGAAACCCAATTTATCCAGCAATACAACCTCTCGTTGAATGAGGGGATGTTGCTCTGTGCACTTCTGGATAATCCCCGGCTCACTTCCGGAGAAATAGCAGAAGCATTAGGACTTACTCATTCTAATACTTCCAAGCTAATACGCTCTGTGGAGGAGAAGAAGTTGATTGCCCGCATTATCGGTAAAGTCGATAAACGCCAAATGTATTTCTCACTGACTGCGGAAGGAAAAGAGCAGATTCATACGATTAAGAATTCCAACCATGAAATGCCTGCATTATTACAGCAAGTAGTAGATATGCTGGAAAAATAG